The DNA window ACAGTTACACCCTTTAAAAAATAAAGTTACCCTTGaaaggattaaagttacacatttgaagaactaaagttatacttgaaagaacaaaaaaatgactaaagttacatttttgACGGCTAAAGTTACGCTTTCAAcagctaaaattacactcataaaagtgtaaatttaaagttTTACATACATACCACGATATCACTAAAGTTACATTTTCGAGGGCTAAAGTTACACCTCTcatgactaaaattacactcataaaagcataaaagtatataaattcaaagTTTTAACTACAAACCACCGTATTACTAAAGTTATAACTCCGACGACTAAAATTACACCTTCAGCGACTAAAGTTATATTCGTAAGACACTAAAGTTACATAgacttttgttaaaattacataaattttaatttataaattcatatttgtatatataagttggctttaaaaggtaaaaaactCTCATAAATCATTAAATGGCTAAAGTTACACTCACAAACCAGTAAAGTTACAGTCAAAAATGATTGGCTAagaataggacttagggactcaaccaaaattAGGGACTCATCAtaacccctctctctctctctctctctctctctctctctctctctctctctctctctctctctctctctctatatatatatatatatatatatatatatatatatatatatatataggtaagATCCGGTGAGTTCACCTATATTCCAGAGTCCCGTGAGTctacttatgtatcacacgctgtacacaagaatatcacgAACTATACAAATACGTGTCTGATACACAAGGACAAAACTGTCCATCCTATAGCTGTATTATATTATGGACACTGAGATGGCATATGTTGAGCCAAAGAAATCTGTGGAAGTCGTGCCGCCTACCGAGGGATATGTAAAGGAGCTATTGACATATATGGTGATGGATCATTTGGGGATCAAGCCCATGTTGACTATTTCTAgcattaatttaattaatgagtttGAAGTTAAGGATATCAGCTCCCTGGTGGAAAAACATGTTCAAGTTACTCTCAATGAGGTACCAATAACTTATATTTCTATTCAAATGATTCACTGTACTATATGCATTTCATTAATTTGTTGAATATTGACAGGGAGTAGCAATCTTGAAAGCATCACTGGAGACTCGAGATGTACTGACCACTGTCTTCCAAGGGAAGAAGATTTAGCATGCTGCTTTGCTATGGAGTTCTACCTAGCAGCTGTTGTTAGCATTGTCCATCATTAGTTGTTGAGGATGGCATGATTTTGGTTATGTGTTACTAACAGTGGTATTGTTTATTATAAGGTGGTATTATTGTTAGCATTGTCCATCATTGTCCATCCTCCATAGTTTGGCATATTTtaggttcagtggtgtgatattgtattgtataacccgtgatattgtttagtacaaccagtggtattgtttattgtaaggtgtgatattgttttgtataactcgtgatactcttttactggatTCACAGATTGAGATACAATATCAgaggttatactaaacaatatcacagcttagacttgaaaaaaaaattattcataaaaaaaaaaaaaattattcataaaaaaaatcatgatatttttgtgtagagcgtgtgatacataagtggactcacgggactcaaaaagatagagtgggctcatgtgatcctaattatatatatatatatatatatatatatatatatatatatatatatatatatatatatatatatatatatatatatatatatatatatatatatatagagttaggttcttgtgagttttgtttcttatggtgagtcgtgagtttgtgcttggaaatctcagccactagattatattagagatgaatgaccaagatccaatcttacctgtcatataaaatcactgtcatttacgtattttctcctttttctagtgctactctttttttttttactttaattttttttatctccttttttttacctcgtgttattatgcttttttttttataactttgattttttttttctcttatgtttttctctaattttctcattatgttacctttttttctttttctttttgtaccagattttttttacttgaattttttttactcttatttttttacctcttgttattatgctgttattgtgcttcttttttttactttgattttctttacgactttgattttttttctcttttttttaccacatgttattgtgttgttattgttattccgctgttattgtgatgttattctgctgttactttgattttttgtactactttgatttttttttttctttttttttttttaccacgtgttattgtgttgttattctgctgttattgtgatgttattccggtgtgattttgatttttttactactttgattttttttactactttgatttttttaccgcatgttattgtgatgttattctggtgttattgtgatgttattccggcgtcactttgatttttttactactttgattttttttactactttgatttttttactctttttttaccgcatgttattgtgctgttattatggtgttattgtgatgttattccggcgccactttgattttttttacgactttaattcttttttctttttttttaccacgtgttattgtgctgttattttgctgttattgttattctggtgttattgtgaggttattccggtgtcacttagatttgttttactactttgattttttattcttttttaccactgttattgtgctgttattgtgctgttattgttattctggtgttattgtgatgttattccggtgtcactttgattttttttttactacttttgatttttttacttttttctactacatgttattttgctgttattctgatgttattgttattctggtgttattccggtgtcactttgattttttttactacttttgatttttgtACTTTTTAACCACATGTTATTGttttgttattctggtgttattgtgatgttattccggtgtcactttgatttttttttactactttgatttttttactcttttttaccacctgttattatgctgttattgtgctgttattgtgatgttattccgtagtcactttgattttttttactactttgattttttttttactctttttttatcccgtgttattgtattgttattgtagtgttatgttttttttttgggggtaCAACTTATTGATCTATTACtctggtgttattgtgttgttcaAAGTCATAAACAAATATCCCATCCGCTTTGCACTGCTTGTTGAAGCCGTCGTAAGAATGGTCAATCAAAAGCTTTTGCCTTCGAAAGTGATTAGTCGCGTAAATATGCTAGTTTGTCAagaaaacatgagaaaaaaataTAAGCCAAATAGAGAAGCTAAACAACTTCATTTCTTCAAATCAAACCAAGGATGATGTTCAAAGTCATAAACAAATAAATCAAGCACAAATTGAGAATTCAATACAAGTTAGCACTAGCAGAATAGCACCAACTTCAATCCAACCTTCTCAGCAAGTACGCGACTTGGACCTTCTTGGTCAAGGGCATTATCCAGTCGCCATAGAGATCAGCAACCAAGCATGGTGTTATTTTGTAAACCGGTTCAGACTCGGCAATTGCATCTGGGTTGACGGGCACCTGCAGTCCAAATGTTGAAAGTCCTGAATACAAGTCCTGACTCTTGAATAGTCATGTTGCACACTCCCAATACTGATTTAAACGAGTAACAACAGACATTTTCACAATCGAATTAGAGTAGCCTACTAAAAACTGAAAGGACATTGAAGTAATTAACAAAACCTGAGCATTCAGTTCCCAAAGATAATAAGTTCAGAGAGAAAACCAGTCGAGCTTCATCATCGTTAAAATAAATACTACCTCCATTCAAGCCAATTCCATACATTTGATTTTAAAACACCTAACATATAGTATATGATATATTGAACAAAAGGATGAAATTGGCTCAAATGGAGaaaatattatttttcttttactTCCGTCCAACAATGTTTGTCTTTCTAATGAGCTAACATAAACATCATGCATCAATTGATGAGTCTAATTGCAGTGAATGATCTTGACAGTCTTTCATCTCCATGACTATCAGAAGATGAATACATAGTAGGAACGCAGATAAAAAGATACGGACCTTTCATGATTGTACCATCTTTGTCCAgtgcattatatatatatatatatatatatatatatatatatatatatatatatatatatatatatatatatatatatatatatatatatatatatatatatatatatatatatatatatatataggaatgagatcatgtgagtatacactatctttttgaggattgaggatttcgttacaatatcgTAGGTTATTTAATACAATATAAcagttattcgataaaatatcacaaaaaaagCACGTGCATcgatttttcgtgatattttattgaagaacttgtgatattgtattcactaatctcaatcctcaaatatttcggagttctcaccggatcccgactatatatatatatatatatatatatatatatatatatatatatatatatatatatatatatatatatatatatatatatatatagaggcaagatccggtgagtccacctatatatttgagtccatgagtccataaaacaatatcacgcactatacaaaacaatatcacgaattttttttttcaaatttttttttttcgaaattttttttttcgattttttttttcaaattttttttttcgaattttcttttttcgatttttttttttttttttttagctgtgatattgtttagtataacgtgtgatattgtattacaaaaaaacatcacgattttttttttttcgaaaaaggttttttttttttttttttttttttttttaagttgtgatattgtttagtataacgtgtgatattgtattacaaaataatatcacgattttttttttttcaaatttttttttttcgaaaaatttttttttttttttttttttttaatgtatgctgtgatattgtttagtataacgtgtgatattgtattacaaaacaatatcacgatttttttttcgaattttttttttcaaattttttttttttcagttgtgatattgtttagtataacgtgtgaaactgtaagctgtgatattgtgtagtataacgtgtgatattgtatcatggactcacggactcaaaaagatagggtggactcatgtgatcctaattctatatatatatatatatatatatagggtcaggatccggtgagaaccactcacataatgagaaccgtgagaacccttactaaatcatcatcaaatcttgtacCGACAGTTTTGTTGAATCATTTACCCTTactttagtttattcaaacataTTTTTAGTATATctaaacaaaatttattgattttattaacaaaatataaacttaatgtacaaaaatacaattaggcaTACTAAAACGGTTATAGATGCACGAAAAaaaatactaggtgcatgaaaattgttacatgcatgaaaatgattactaggtgcataaAAACAACAggttctaggtgcatgaaaatgagttctaggtgcgtgaaaattgtcagatacatgaaaatgagtaCTAGATGCATAGAAATTAATAAAATGCATCTCGTTCCGATTTTTATCACTAGTTTATGttttttagactaagaaatatgttatctagccataaaattccatgccgaatccaaatatgtcattatttttttaaaaaaaaaaattcataaggtgaagttctcacggttctcattatgttggtggttctcatAGGAGcccaatttctatatatatatatatatatatatatatatatatatatatatatatatatatatatatatatatatatatatatatataggcaagatccggtgagtccacctatatttttgagtcccatgagtccacttatgtatcacacgctgtacacaagaatatcacgAATTGAATAACAATATAGTAGTGTTCATAAATAACATTTTGAAATTTAAGCTTACATAATAGGATTGAccgggctgtcgtatacctatcaaaaataactaactaaactaactatatagctagggaagtcaggtcgatctcctcagggaggcaaaatatctgtaagagtccgtctatttggtcacaaatgggaggtgtttataatttgatttctaaactaaggccctgttctttctggcttattttcagctcaCTTCGATTCCGCCTAACTCTATTCGGGCTCGATTTTCACTTATTCATTCAGTTACTCGATTCAGTTGATTCAGCTCTATTATTCATAAATTTCCAAATTCTCCATTCCATTCATTGACTATTACTCACTTGATTCGGCTCCACTAAATCcagccaatttcaattttgcgaatcttaaacttaatagttattattaatattatattaatattattattattattattaatattattattattattaatattattattattttattatttattatttattatttattatttattatttattatttattattatttattatttttatttatttattatttttatttatttatttgttattattattattattattattattattattattattattattattattataattattattattattattattattattatcatcatcattaatttattattaattaatcatcctcattattgttattattatgaatattatggttattaaaatcaataatattcatattaatataattaatactattactattattattattattattattattattattattattattattattattatgaatatgaatattaattaataataatattattaataacattattaattttaatattactattattaatacctaattattttttcatatacgaactttactctttcacacaCACTTTTTCATAACGTTCTATTCTGTACTCTTTTCACCTCAAACTGAACCAAGtgaactcttaaatcaatatttttccctaaaacttaatttaattgctcaaatgacttaaaacttacaagatgaattctaatttttaaaataattaattaatttacttgttatcaattattaatattattttttgagttttaattaatcaaccaaattttatttatttgttgaagatgaaattagggtctgtcgatttttatttatctaattaattaaattaggattgttggtgcTTTGTGGTGGTTACCTAATCtgtcaaattaggatgataaacgGCTAGACTTTGAACATCAATCTAGCAAATTGGTGCTCCATTAGTTCACCTAATTAGATTGATGGCGAACCgtggttcatggtggctacctagttaatcactcaaattattattattattattattattattattttttttttttttttttttttaggtgaaatgtgagtatatatattATATCAAGGACCAAGATACATTTACAAGGTTAGGGGATCAAACCCTGGTGAGCTCAAAAACCAAAAAAGCAAACGATACAACCAAAAACTAACAAAGACAAACAACTACCAGGCCCTCATTGCAAGCAAACTTAGCCAACCATTAGTGCTATTAGCCATCCAGGACCAGCTTTATCGCACCTCTTCTTCCCGCCTGCTCCTTTATCTCGAGCAGCTAACTTTTCAGTGCCTCACAACAGACTGATGGAGTCTGGTGAAGTTTCTCTGATGCCATATCATATAGAGATACACATTAAATATCATAGCCATTGCCTTCCATTGTAGACTGCCTGTCCTACCATTCATAAGATCAGTAATGGTAGGAAAAACTCTTCCCATCCAGATAGCAAGAGCTGCCCTGATTCTGCAGCCATAATGACACTCATAGAATAAGTGATTGATCGTTTCAGGCTGTTCACCACAGATTAGACAAAGATTGTCTTCACAAAAGCCAATCTGGTATAACTTAGCTTTAGTATTTAGCCCCTCCTGCATAATAAACCATGTAATGACTGAATGCTTGGGAATGTTCCAGCTATTCCAAACCAGAGGATACCAGTCCACCTTAGCTTGGTGAGTGCATAACCATTTGTAACCATTCTTGAGAGTATAACCGTGCTCATCAGCTAACCAGTAATTCTGACCAAATCCATCCTTCAATTTTTCCTTGACCTTGCAAACATTCTTCCAAGTCCAAGGAGCATCTGCAGGTGGAGAGTAAGTTTGCCAGTCTTGCTCTTTCAGTATATACTGATCTTTGATCCATCGTATCCACAATCTGTCAGCTTTGGTATACACCCAGTTCACCAGTTTACCAACAGCTGCCCAATTCCATTCTTCTACTTTCTTAACACCAAGACCACCTGCATCTTTGGGCATAGTAACCTTATCCcaagctattattattattattattattattattattattattattattattattattattattattattattattattattattattattattattattattactattattattattattattattattattattatttattatatttagtattaatattaatgttaatattaatattatttcagttcaattcactACGATCACTTAGTTCGGATTTTACTATTCAttcattgattgattcgattATTTCAGCTCCATTCATTCGATAAagctccattgattgattgattcagttcaattcactccattcgattgattgattcgatttgaTTAAAGCTCTAAAAAGAAAGAACAGGCCTAAAAGTgcaaaaggaagagaaataaagaaagagcaattaaggcagaaaagggtgataaactatcaataaagaggggacatgtcaggatttcggttcactacggtagtccagtgactcaaatgtaaacaacttagacaaattactgcgagacggaaatggaaaggtccttccggtccactttctatcctaaacttccactaacttaacttccgtcctcgtcagggtagtctactgttcatagcaggtctatttagtccaatcttccgattcaggattaaatttaaccagattaaagggtgactcagaagcgtgcactcaactaagtcggtaaatacagttatattgctatggggacagaatctcacaattagtTCATCTAACCTGTTTACTacgtcgtcacatttctaccgtagatcccctaatcctaacatgaaacagatttagctactcatatcgctattaatatcgtcaatactaacaacaaataaataaccaacattcaacatgataaaacgataataaaaatgcataaaaggTAATTAGAGCAGAAACTAAATGAAGCAAAACAAGTAATTGAAAAGAAcaaatgaaagattaatattaaaaagggagaaagagattacaatctcaagaatccggcgtaaagaacaagcaaATCCGAACGAAATAATcccgaaaataaagttacagtgaagaagaaaagagaacgcAGTCTTTACTGTGAAAATGAATGATAAAAGATAGATTAAAAAGATAAAAGATAGATTAAAAGatatcctaatgacctagtaacgcgtccttaaatagaaaatatgctaagtccaaaagctaaaacaagttcacaggctaattaaagcccacgccactaaaaaccactcgatcgagtagaataaaaccactcgatcgagtaaaactccaagaaatctactcgatcgaacataaatgttactcgatcgagtaacctcactttccagctcttcttgatcgagtataaaaccactcgatcgaacaacctcggccacagaaaccactcgatcgagtgattaaacagctcgatcgagtattcttccttcaaattaGCTAAAAatcgtgcccgactgcctcgtaaaccgtgcctttgTGCATCCCAATGCAGGAACTCActccggaaaatcccgtctcctcaaaatgcatgcaaaaaggacgaaaaatggtacgattccactactttcgcattcatttctacaaaacggacaaaacgaaccaaagtagccaattcgggggcaaaatgcaatataaatagtATGAAAGTGCAtataaatacgtgctaaaataggctaaaaagactatacaaaatgcacgtatcaaatctcccaaaccgaacctttactcgtccttgagtaaactaaaatgcaactaatggaacggaaatgaaaacttagagttagcttaacttgtctacttgaaccaatttaatgcaacaaaattaaTGATTATAGCTAAGCGATCAATACGCAAAACGAGTTATAAGTCGTGttaaatatagccaacctatcgaccttgcaagaccaacaaaatcggactctcacgtggtcactcttctctcatgaagcaaagggtgaatgttatatgtaaaagagagaaagagagatagtcactcacctaactgcgacctacatagcatgcatgcaacaaagatgaaagacaattcaagtaataatgcacacactccaaccaataatgtctgtcacagccgagggcttacaaataatatgggaatagtgaggttcaggtgagaaaaggcaaaacaagttatggtaatgtggagataaaagcgtcaagctagttcataacaggaccatataaaaccatccgaatctcaactgactgaaaaatagagtacaagtgcccttcatttggcacacggctcactaatctcatacacaatctcctcaaaaatatggaataagaatggaggagttagacggtcacaaactttccttttttaacaccgtctaaaagaattaactaaaacaaaacaaatattttttcaacctccttttttttttctttcacgtgaaacacaacctttttttcatttttttctctttcttctttttcacgtttttccttttttttttcaattcttttttttctttctttctttttctccttcctctattttcaccaactccaatcatatacACACGGGCCAAACAGCAGACGGAAAAATgtaccacaaaaggacatactaaactagcttgactaggcgggctcagtttgggatgtagctaatgggtcaaaaaggcaagttttggcttaagtggagctaaatgggtgaaaaatataagaaaaagagaaaatttgcaagaacctccctgcatgtgacaccgaccacaaacccgaatgtgtacatttgacaagaaatcgaatgtcataaaagtgcaaaaatgatgaacatgctatgcaaggagtactactctcaattcctaatgaactggtcatgaatgtcaccagttatgggctctaaacctcagaaatcgTAAAGTAGGTtaccaatttatcaggtcaagtctaaacagtcagctatatttgaacaaaaactcgtagactatgcatatgacaaagctaataactatcaacagaagtgcaaggctcaagtaaaaatgacaagttatagtgcagtttaATCACGAaaatctaccgttctgactcgacTTATACACAAAactaaacgtgaaaatttttgaattttggaatttttcaaatttttttggtttttttgatttttttaatgaataaataaacaatacaagctgaaataaataaacgtgaatgcaaaacaaatgcaaatgcagactcaaaagcatgcaataacctccccaaaccaaaacggacaacgccctcgttgtccttcAAAGATACACCAAAGCAGAGATATATACAGGGAACGGattatacaaccaataaagaataaaaaataataaaataaaaaggagacaaaaataaaagagtgagatgGACATACAAAACGCGAACTTCCCAAACCGACGAAAACTGGGATGTGAGTGCACCAGCAgcctactcgtcagcctcctcgtcgctgtcacgcacgtcctccaccgtcactgtgaagtccgggtccacctcccgctctctcctcctcctctgctcagctcgagctctctccgccgcgtcctcgtcctcctccttagcagactccgggtacccctcagctgggtaccggtaaaaagaagggtgtggccaaccctctgggatcggacggtgtcatcgcatgtgatactcgtatagaggtaACAAAGTCAAAgcaatgtcccgctccatacgagcctgtctctctgcaatctcaactaacaaaccatcacggcgcccttggtccatgaccgaggacgccttaaagggtggtggaggtacgAAATTAGCGGCAGGGAGGGCCAGAAACCAGGTCTGGGTCTGGTCGGCGGGTGCGgaagtaggagtaggagtaggggtcgggatgggtGTAGGAGTGGCCGTGGTAGGCTGGCCGCTCccggaaggtgtggacccctctccggtctcaagtctacgccgttTTTTAGCGGCGGATAAAGTGGTAGGTGGGCGGACCTGGAGGTGGTAGTCAGGCAGAGGTGGAAGTCGGGCGCCCCTtgcgacagtaggcaaaggggctagacgggggagagtggtgcaaggtaggtccacggacaaggaaccgtctatcttccaagtccggtagtcAGAAGTAAGCCAGGTTTGAGAGTGCATAGACGCTAGGCTCAGGTACCTATCTCCCTCtaggtacggtaagtcacgaggccagacatggaaaagggaacgggcaagaatggtggctattgtaacaccccagtttataaaagaagtcttcgtcaagacattcccaaataaaacggacagttaccatctcggtttcccgaggtagtgaataacaaattaaactccaaggcaatttatataatattttaacttaattattacaaatcctcttttcaactcaaattacaagaactgacataaataaaagtgaaagtcttctagatgatgatctagctactaagtcgtctgatccagtgtctcacgcccatcaagctcccgtcctatctcttaaacccgtCAAGTCCGCTTTCccattaaaaggttcatcacggtgttcacgaatacacgggtggtcaaccacgaggttgagtagggaaaacaatgaaacaataaatatgatatgcatgctcctccgtcacctccatctccatctcaactcaaatctcatatctcatacccggacaacccaccataccgatccccagtagactatatatatcgaccgtagccgatccgcattccttgttgaggacacagggcaagtcctgcagaacccgcctgggccttatcacaactcacatcgtatctcaacatcgtcactaccacaccatcctccaacttcaatgcatatgaatgctcaaaagaaattgatgcaacacaatatatatatatataaatcgatgaactgataaatcataaaatcatgccgattacccgatgttgtgatatcatactcaatataatcaattcagtcaatcaccttcccgtatatgaaacataacgtaaatcaacaaccacgaatcaagtcaacacaattcaacaacgataataggacaagtgtatttccctacctcaagtgccagcaaatccaattaagcagttaagcagtccagaaataaagcaatgaatttgattatcgatccttcacgaatccaccacctaaaacaattataatatttataattactaactactaaatatagacatctcccgaaatagaagctttcctgaaatacaatcccgacaccaaacttatgcccaactggtaactaaaat is part of the Silene latifolia isolate original U9 population unplaced genomic scaffold, ASM4854445v1 scaffold_601, whole genome shotgun sequence genome and encodes:
- the LOC141639913 gene encoding uncharacterized protein LOC141639913; the protein is MPKDAGGLGVKKVEEWNWAAVGKLVNWVYTKADRLWIRWIKDQYILKEQDWQTYSPPADAPWTWKNVCKVKEKLKDGFGQNYWLADEHGYTLKNGYKWLCTHQAKVDWYPLVWNSWNIPKHSVITWFIMQEGLNTKAKLYQIGFCEDNLCLICGEQPETINHLFYECHYGCRIRAALAIWMGRVFPTITDLMNGRTGSLQWKAMAMIFNVYLYMIWHQRNFTRLHQSVVPVNPDAIAESEPVYKITPCLVADLYGDWIMPLTKKVQVAYLLRRLD